A single genomic interval of Helianthus annuus cultivar XRQ/B chromosome 13, HanXRQr2.0-SUNRISE, whole genome shotgun sequence harbors:
- the LOC110886554 gene encoding transcription factor RAX2 — translation MGRAPCCDKANVKKGPWSPEEDAKLKEFIEKYGTGGNWIALPQKAGLKRCGKSCRLRWLNYLRPNIRHGEFSEEEDRIIFSLYASIGSRWSVIAAQLPGRTDNDIKNYWNTKLKKKLLTMLPYFQEKSSFFPPIPFQPQPPSKDHLTSHQFLNNSSSFYTFSTPNFMNVDNTSNSLFVHEEHTNVTDLQSSVPPPPPPLQLHANSLMCNNNTDVNDNCYSSYSMCNSPMQEYYPNSSAMKEGMFMFGSGACSSSEGGSCMGKINYGDYYKDHEEKQKYQVKQEEYQLALHDHALGGQVQSQSFMLKNNHVTPLQNDLEEVKLPNFSNYLFHDGDENKTTHYQKGMCSYDHY, via the exons atggggagAGCCCCTTGTTGTGACAAAGCAAATGTGAAGAAAGGACCATGGTCTCCTGAAGAAGATGCAAAACTTAAAGAATTTATTGAGAAATATGGAACTGGTGGTAACTGGATTGCTCTCCCTCAAAAAGCTG GTCTTAAAAGATGTGGAAAGAGTTGCAGGTTAAGATGGCTAAACTATCTGAGACCAAATATAAGACATGGTGAATTCTCTGAAGAGGAAGATAGGATCATTTTCAGCTTGTATGCTAGCATTGGTAGCAG ATGGTCGGTAATAGCAGCTCAGCTACCAGGAAGGACTGACAATGACATCAAGAATTACTGGAACACTAAACTGAAGAAGAAGCTTTTAACTATGCTTCCTTATTTTCAAGAAAAATCATCTTTTTTTCCACCTATACCCTTtcaaccacaaccaccatcaAAGGATCATCTTACATCTCACCAGTTCTTGAACAATTCATCATCATTCTACACTTTTAGTACCCCTAACTTCATGAATGTTGACAACACTTCTAACTCTCTCTTTGTTCATGAAGAGCATACTAATGTTACTGATCTTCAGTCATCAgtaccacccccacccccaccactACAACTTCATGCAAACAGTTTGATGTGCAACAACAATACTGATGTTAATGATAACTGTTATAGTAGTTATAGCATGTGCAACAGTCCAATGCAGGAGTATTATCCCAACTCATCAGCTATGAAAGAAGGAATGTTCATGTTTGGAAGTGGAGCTTGTTCATCCTCTGAAGGTGGGAGTTGCATGGGCAAAATCAATTATGGGGATTATTATAAAGATCATGAAGAGAAGCAGAAGTATCAAGTCAAGCAAGAAGAGTATCAACTAGCCCTTCATGATCATGCTCTTGGAGGTCAAGTTCAAAGCCAAAGTTTCATGCTCAAGAACAACCATGTAACCCCATTGCAAAATGATCTTGAGGAAGTGAAGCTACCCAACTTCAGCAACTACTTGTTCCATGATGGTGATGAAAACAAGACAACACATTATCAAAAGGGGATGTGCTCTTATGATCACTACTGA